The Emys orbicularis isolate rEmyOrb1 chromosome 21, rEmyOrb1.hap1, whole genome shotgun sequence genome has a segment encoding these proteins:
- the ZNF865 gene encoding zinc finger protein 865, translated as MPPTSGNVNRWRRWNAADKQRHPEASLPKCCRKSVAFQRRRLWMTLLLGSISADACPPASTRAHLDTLAGAMRPSLEEMEANASDEGVHFQSYPFDFLEFLNHQRFEPMEAYNQEHAKAVASLPCPQPPYEYPPPPAGAPHFDRPAPAKPKDFKAEGPAPSAAGAAQPKKAEPGAGPPQQYSAAAVPTAPPLFDGAGAFGTPQWGIVDLSGHQHLFGSLKRGVGAAPAPAAPADSPAGKDDKNYFRRLKYFIDRRFPCGVCQKSFKQSSHLVQHMLVHTGERPYECSTCGRTYNHISSLIRHRRCHKEPPEAGPAAAAAAPLPPPAPATEPAGEGSPGPAQPDGPFTCSLCWKVFKKPSHLHQHQIIHTGERPFSCSVCEKSFNRRESLKRHVKTHSALLRVPCGVCGKEFRDAAYLLKHQASHAGPRPDYKCDVCGKAYAAPQSLLRHRQLHEGAAAPPKDAPAADSAPAAYQGPFLLPNEAPHAEGEAKAAFGNAALLGPHPLLLGAGKSFCCGICGRSFGRRETLKRHERIHTGEKPHQCSVCGKRFRESFHLTKHHVVHTRERPYKCELCGKVFGYPQSLTRHKQIHRLQLPCALGPAGALPAEGLSYGCSDCGERFPDLFHVMSHKEAHMADKPYACDACGKCFGFIENLMWHKLVHQTAPERLLPEGACAQTAPPPGPAGCLENGLPGEAQAGAAAATGLASLVAPSEEHPMIPSGERFTCGICGQSFKHFLALVTHKYVHLVRRTLGCAVCGRSFAGAYDLLLHRRTHLQKRHFSCSVCGKRFWEAALLMRHQRCHTEERPYRCAVCGRGFLRSWYLRQHKVVHTGERAYKCALCNKRFAQSSSLAEHQRLHVVARPQRCQTCGKTFRYRSNLLEHQRVHLGEKVYRCDLCGKSFFYLSSILRHQRAHNARRDLRCSACLKLFKDPKYFSKHVQTHQGGHPFKCSTCGEAFANTYGLKKHRHLHKLERLAALGHKDP; from the coding sequence CGGCCCTCCCTGGAGGAGATGGAAGCGAATGCGAGCGACGAGGGCGTCCATTTCCAGAGCTACCCCTTCGACTTCCTGGAGTTCCTGAACCACCAGCGCTTTGAGCCCATGGAGGCCTACAACCAGGAGCACGCCAAGGCCGTGgcctcgctgccctgcccccagcccccctacGAGTATCCCCCGCCGCCCGCCGGCGCCCCCCACTTCgaccgccccgcccccgccaAGCCCAAGGACTTCAAAGCCgagggccccgccccctccgccgCCGGCGCCGCCCAGCCCAAGAAAGCCGAGCCCGGCGCCGGCCCCCCGCAGCAGTACAGTGCCGCCGCCGTGCCCACCGCCCCGCCGCTCTTTGACGGGGCGGGGGCTTTCGGCACCCCCCAGTGGGGCATCGTGGACCTCTCGGGGCACCAACACCTCTTCGGGAGCCTCAAGCGGGGCGTgggcgcagccccggccccggcggccCCGGCCGACAGCCCGGCCGGCAAAGACGACAAAAACTATTTCCGGCGGCTGAAGTACTTCATCGACCGGCGCTTCCCCTGCGGCGTGTGCCAGAAATCCTTCAAGCAGTCATCCCACCTGGTGCAGCACATGCTGGTGCACACCGGCGAGCGGCCGTATGAGTGCTCCACCTGTGGCCGCACCTACAACCACATCTCCAGCCTCATCCGCCACCGGCGCTGCCACAAGGAGCCGCCTGAGGCCGGcccggccgccgccgccgccgcccccctgcCGCCGCCAGCCCCGGCCACCGAGCCGGCCGGGGAAGGcagccctggcccggcccagcctgaTGGCCCCTTCACCTGCTCCCTGTGCTGGAAAGTCTTCAAGAAGCCGAGCCACCTGCACCAGCACCAGATCATCCACACCGGCGAGCGGCCCTTCAGCTGCTCCGTCTGCGAGAAGAGCTTCAACCGGCGCGAGAGCCTCAAGCGCCACGTCAAGACCCACTCGGCCCTGCTGCGGGTGCCCTGCGGcgtctgtggcaaggagttccggGACGCCGCCTACCTGCTCAAGCACCAGGCCTCCCACGCTGGCCCGCGCCCCGACTACAAGTGCGACGTCTGCGGCAAGGCCTACGCCGCGCCCCAGAGCCTGCTGCGCCATCGCCAGCTCCACGAGGgggccgccgccccccccaagGATGCCCCGGCCGCCGACTCGGCCCCGGCCGCCTACCAGGGGCCCTTCCTGCTCCCCAATGAGGCCCCCCACGCCGAGGGGGAGGCCAAGGCGGCTTTCGGCAAcgcggcgctgctggggccccacCCGCTGCTGCTGGGGGCCGGCAAGAGCTTCTGCTGCGGCATCTGCGGGCGCAGCTTCGGCCGGCGGGAGACGCTGAAGCGGCACGAGCGGATCCACACGGGCGAGAAGCCGCACCAGTGCTCGGTGTGCGGCAAGCGCTTCCGGGAGTCCTTCCACCTCACCAAGCACCACGTGGTGCACACCCGGGAGCGGCCCTACAAGTGCGAGCTGTGCGGCAAGGTCTTCGGCTACCCGCAAAGCCTCACCCGCCACAAGCAGATCCACCGGCTGCAGCTGCCCTGCGCCCTGGGGCCCGCCGGCGCCCTGCCCGCCGAGGGGCTGAGCTACGGCTGCTCCGACTGCGGCGAGCGCTTCCCCGACCTCTTCCACGTCATGAGCCACAAGGAGGCCCACATGGCCGACAAGCCGTACGCCTGCGACGCCTGCGGCAAGTGCTTTGGCTTCATCGAGAACCTCATGTGGCACAAGCTGGTGCACCAGACGGCCCCCGAGCGGCTGCTGCCCGAGGGGGCCTGCGCCCAgaccgccccgccccccgggccCGCCGGCTGCCTGGAGAACGGGCTCCCCGGGGAGGCGCAGGCCGGTGCCGCCGCTGCCACCGGCCTGGCCTCCCTGGTGGCCCCGTCCGAGGAGCACCCCATGATCCCCAGCGGGGAGCGCTTCACCTGCGGCATCTGCGGGCAGAGCTTCAAGCACTTCCTGGCGCTGGTGACCCACAAGTACGTGCACCTGGTGCGGCGCACGCTGGGCTGCGCCGTGTGCGGGCGCAGCTTCGCCGGCGCCTACGACCTGCTGCTGCACCGCCGCACCCACCTGCAGAAGCGCCACTTCAGCTGCTCCGTCTGCGGCAAGCGCTTCTGGGAGGCGGCCCTGCTGATGCGCCACCAGCGCTGCCACACCGAGGAGCGGCCCTACCGCTGCGCCGTCTGCGGGCGCGGCTTCCTGCGCTCCTGGTACCTGCGCCAGCACAAGGTGGTGCACACGGGCGAGCGGGCCTACAAGTGCGCCCTGTGCAACAAGCGCTTCGCCCAGTCCTCCAGCCTGGCCGAGCACCAGCGCCTCCACGTGGTGGCCCGGCCCCAACGCTGTCAGACCTGCGGCAAGACCTTCCGCTACCGCTCCAACCTGCTGGAGCACCAGCGCGTGCACCTGGGGGAGAAGGTGTACCGCTGCGACCTCTGCGGCAAGAGCTTCTTCTACCTCTCGTCCATCCTGCGGCACCAGCGGGCCCACAACGCCCGCCGCGACCTGCGCTGCTCCGCCTGCCTCAAGCTCTTCAAGGACCCCAAGTACTTCAGCAAGCACGTGCAGACCCACCAGGGCGGGCACCCCTTCAAGTGCAGCACCTGCGGCGAGGCCTTCGCCAACACCTACGGCCTGAAGAAACACCGGCACCTCCACAAGCTGGAGCGCCTGGCCGCCCTGGGCCACAAGGACCCCTGA
- the LOC135893121 gene encoding zinc finger protein 581-like: protein MDLHPFGPRPPRDGTADPRHQPPAREEPSGRRLKLEEDEEAGRPRAPRAPPWPPGPGEAEPEQGEAARYGRYLLIDSQGLPYTVLVEEAGAAGERAGLRKVYCCPVCSRTFEYLSYLQRHSITHSEHKPHVCRACGKAFKRTSHLERHKYTHAGRKPHQCPICQRSFRDAGELAHHQRVHTGERPFQCEDCHMRFGERNTLQRHIRRKHRQQPPTP from the coding sequence ATGGATCTCCACCCCTTCGGCCCACGGCCCCCCAGGGACGGAACCGCCGACCCCCGGCACCAGCCCCCGGCCCGGGAGGAGCCGTCCGGGCGCCGGCTCAAACTGGAGGAGGACGAAGAGGCTGGGCGGCCGCGGGCCCCCCGGGCCCCACCCTGGCCCCCCGGCCCTGGGGAGGCTGAGCCGGAGCAGGGCGAGGCCGCGCGCTACGGCCGCTACCTGCTGATCGACAGCCAGGGGCTGCCCTACACGGTGCTGGTGGAGGAGGCGGGCGCGGCAGGCGAGCGGGCGGGGCTACGGAAGGTGTACTGCTGCCCCGTGTGCTCCCGCACCTTCGAGTACCTCTCCTACCTGCAGCGGCACAGCATCACCCACTCGGAGCACAAGCCCCACGTCTGCCGGGCCTGCGGCAAGGCCTTCAAGCGCACGTCCCACCTGGAGCGGCACAAGTACACCCACGCCGGGCGCAAGCCCCACCAGTGCCCCATCTGCCAGCGCAGCTTCCGCGACGCCGGCGAGCTGGCCCACCACCAGCGCGTGCACACGGGCGAGCGCCCCTTCCAGTGCGAGGACTGCCACATGCGCTTCGGCGAGCGCAACACGCTCCAGCGGCACATCCGGCGCAAGCACCGCCAGCAGCCGCCCACGCCCTGA